One region of Nerophis lumbriciformis linkage group LG10, RoL_Nlum_v2.1, whole genome shotgun sequence genomic DNA includes:
- the LOC133612412 gene encoding ras association domain-containing protein 10-like — MEAEEGKISVWVCREEKLVSGMTKRTTCADVVRVLLEDQNLRQGAAAGMLSGPSQSYCVAEKWRGFERILPTNTRILRLWSAWGSERGNVRFVLLKNDASLPSSGPRSAEAKVVQSRETWLTRGPARTPNMSQERQRRVVRKAFRKLDKMNQKKEQTSVDKMETLVHLVVSQDHTIRQQVRRIQELDREIESYEAKVHSERVEKHGANYVQDTYMHEGVDAQCEALEEHARRCEEVVRVHEELAAREALAEDLTGEIQEELNRSWMRRRGDDVTEERGSHGDQEEDRVKTQLDTSLYIGLRLKTDLDAVQADLDLSLGEWESKERELLELLAKVESVEFCDDDDDRKSDEGPEGSGEKGSMWVEQARGLSKTCNDEDSDTGLSSMHSQDSDNPPVCESLV, encoded by the coding sequence ATGGAGGCCGAGGAGGGGAAGATCTCGGTGTGGGTCTGCCGGGAAGAGAAGCTGGTCTCGGGCATGACCAAGCGCACCACCTGCGCCGATGTGGTCCGAGTCCTGCTGGAGGACCAGAACCTGCGACAAGGGGCCGCGGCGGGCATGTTGTCCGGACCTTCCCAGTCCTACTGCGTGGCGGAGAAGTGGCGAGGCTTCGAGAGGATTCTACCCACCAACACCAGAATCCTCCGCCTGTGGAGCGCGTGGGGGAGCGAGCGGGGCAACGTCCGCTTCGTCCTGCTCAAGAACGACGCGTCCCTGCCCAGCAGCGGACCTCGCAGCGCCGAAGCCAAAGTGGTCCAGAGTCGGGAGACCTGGCTGACCCGGGGCCCCGCCAGGACCCCCAACATGTCCCAGGAACGGCAGAGGCGCGTGGTCAGGAAAGCCTTCAGAAAGTTGGACAAAATGAACCAAAAGAAGGAGCAGACGTCCGTGGACAAGATGGAGACTTTGGTGCACCTGGTGGTCTCCCAGGATCACACCATCCGCCAGCAGGTGCGCAGGATCCAAGAACTGGACCGGGAGATCGAGTCCTACGAGGCCAAAGTGCACTCTGAGCGCGTGGAGAAACACGGCGCTAACTACGTGCAGGACACGTACATGCACGAGGGCGTGGACGCGCAGTGCGAGGCGCTCGAGGAGCACGCGCGTCGGTGCGAGGAGGTGGTGCGCGTGCACGAGGAGCTGGCGGCGCGCGAGGCGCTCGCGGAGGACCTCACCGGGgagatccaggaggagctcaaccGGAGCTGGATGAGACGGCGGGGAGATGACGTCACGGAGGAGCGTGGGTCTCACGGCGACCAGGAGGAGGACCGGGTCAAAACCCAGCTGGACACGAGCCTTTACATCGGCCTGAGACTGAAGACGGACTTGGACGCCGTCCAGGCGGACCTGGACCTGAGTCTGGGCGAGTGGGAGAGCAAGGAGAGAGAACTGCTGGAGCTGCTGGCCAAAGTGGAGTCTGTGGAGTTTTGTGACGATGACGACGATAGGAAGTCGGATGAAGGTCCGGAGGGGTCAGGGGAGAAGGGCAGCATGTGGGTGGAGCAGGCCAGGGGTCTGTCCAAGACCTGCAACGACGAGGACTCGGACACGGGCCTGAGCTCCATGCACAGTCAGGACTCGGACAACCCGCCTGTGTGCGAGTCTCTGGTCTGA